The region GGAAAAGGAATATATGCATAAACAAAATAAAGGGAGATTAGGAGAGAAGAAAGATGAAGAGTTGGATACAGCAAGGCACGTAACGTTGGACCCATTATAAAGTATAtatcaaatttcttttttaaaaaaattggaaataATAGGTTAGTTCGTTGTATTTCATTGGAAATTTCCCTTTtatctctcttcttttttttctttttctttttttaccttGTTTTGTTAATCATCAGTACATGCCAAATAAAATCTTCAATAATCTTACAAGGTCGTTTTCCTATTTTCATTCTCTTGGCAACCTTTGGGGTGTTGGGTAGGCTTTTCTCTTCTGTTTTTTTCTCCTATTAACTCAATTTTTCGAACCTCGAAACAGTGATAACTTTCTCGTCTAGGGTATCTTTGTTAGGGAATCTTAAGGTGAGTTGGCAGCGGAAATCTAGTATAAGGTTTGGATagaaaagaaagaacaagaaaaaaaccATATTGATTGAGGTTGTTCTAAGAAGATTGATAATATTTTTGTCAGCCAACGTCTGTGTTCTTCGCCTTGTCTCCTCTTTTGCCCTTTTTAGGTGCTGATTCTTGCTTCCCTGGGGTTGGGTGTGTTTGTTGGGATCGATTGTTAATCCATGTCTGAAGCAGGGCAACATAAGGTGGGTGGGGGTGGGGGTGGGGGTGGGGGTGATCAGGGCAATGGCACAGGGTTTGGTGACACCACTTACACCAAGATCTTTGTCGGAGGTTTGGCTTGGGAGACCAAAACTGATACCCTCAAACGTTATTTCGAGCAGTTCGGAGAAATACTAGAAGCTGTTGTCATTAATGACAAAACTACTGGAAGATCAAAAGGTTACGGCTTTGTAAGCTCCCCCTCCAtcatatcttcttcttcttcttcttttcctgtTCAAAGTCAAGGGTTTGATTATTATGGTATATGTAGGTGACGTTTAAGGATGTTGATTCGGCTTTGAGGGCTTGCTATAATCCATTTCCTGTGATTGATGGAAGAAGAGCAAACTGTAATCTTGCATCGCTTGGTGCTCAAAAGAATCGTCTATCTTCTGCTTCTCACTCTGGTCAGTATTCACCCATTTACATCAAATCAAAATATGGCTGTTAGATTATATTTTTTCTCTCCCATACTTTGCTGCTTAATTTCCGTCACCTTAATTGCTGTAATCGTATTTATTGCTTTATGATCAGTTTTCGTATGTTTGGCATAAGTTGCAGGGATTGAGAAATTTAGCCCATCCGCACCAGCACCACCACCTCGAGTCATGGCACCATCCGTTGCTGCTACTCCGGcattttaccgtcaattcattccGCAATACGCATTTCCTTATTCGGCTTACGGGTGGGTAGATAGATCGGATTTCATAATCTCTCTGCCTTGCTTAAATTGTGTTAATTTCTTGTTTCCGTAGGTGGTTCAATGTTCTAAAAATGATTGTCTTTTGAACATTCAGGTATCCTGGCTACACGCAAAATATGTCTCCAATGGTTAGTCTCTTGTTATCATCTTATATTATACCTTCATACATATAATAGGCCTAACAATTGAACATAAAATGTGTGATCAAAAGGTAATACAAATATGACACAAATACATGAATGCATTGTTTTTTATATGGTTATTGTTGCCAACTTGTAACATGAATCCTTGATTGTTGTCTAAGATGAAACATTACAAAAATGTAAAAGCAATGTAGTGATTTGAAAATGGTGAATGTTATTTGCAGAGCTATTACAATGTATATGGAGGGCAAGCGTTCTCATCCCATTACAGTAGCAGTGGGGCGTCAGGATCCGCTGGAGTCTACATGGGTTACTTCCCATTCTATCCCCAGCATGGGCATGGGCATGGGCATGGGCAGAGCAACCAAAGTCAACACCCCAAAATAACTCACTATCCACATTTGGCTCAGCAATACCGACCATTTGGGAACTTAACCCTTGCTCCCTCAGCCTCTGCCGCACCTGCCACATCGCCAGGGACTACCACCTCTGCGCAAAATTCATCAGCCTAATTGGAAGTTAGAATATCATAACTAGGGTCAATAGTAACATGGATACAGACAAAGGAACTTAACCATTTTTAGCTTTGTTAGTTGGATGTACATCAATTTGACAGGCCACAATTTACACTTTTACCACTTTCTGGAAAcactttttttcttaaattttatgtcTCAAAATGATCCCTACAATGTCTGTCTTCTTATggcaatatatataaatttgtatGAAATGAACATAAAATCATAGGATTCTAAGTTTTCTTATCTAAAAAGCAAAACTGGGTCTGAAGAACTGTGGAAGACAGACAAGTTGGGGGTTTGCTTGGCTTGTCAGTTCATCATACCCTTCCTTGGCATTGCAGTTATATTGTGGAGTCACTGTCTTTCTCTGTCGCATGtttaaaaagagtaaaaaaagtAACACATTCGTTGGGCAgtatttttcctttttccattgtCAATCATTTTGCATATTCGGCTTCCGGAATTCATGAAGCATGTCGGGAATCCAAGAAtatgcacacacacacacacaattaAAATAGTCATAGAGTATCACATTATTGTGCATATAGAattaattttactcaatttctcCGCGTATAAAAAAAACACCGTTGTACAGCAAATCCCGCTAGTGGAAAGAGGACAATTGGCCCACATTTCACCGGAAAAAGGCAAATCCCAACTTTTCAAATAAGTAGGTGGCATTGCCTAGTCCATTTTTGTGGTTGATATGAAGCACTATCATTTACCCCctctccccccccccaaaaaaaacagagaaagaaaattattgttaaattccTTGCAAAGATTATCATTTAAAGGATCTGATTCAGGTGAAAAAGACAAGAAACcacattattatttattagttcAAAATTTCCATGCCTTTCGGCATGTAGCCAATtccaaaactaaaattaatttgtGACGCTTTTGTTGCAATTCTTGCTCAATGTTGGTCACggacataaaaaaaaaattactgatAACATAGCTTGCCtaattataccattaaacatTGAATCAGCAGAATCAAATCATTAATAGCATTAGAAACAGTATTAAACTATAGTTGTACAATCTGTCTTTAGGGATCACCCCTAGCTAGGAGTGAATTACAATATGAAATTAACATTCATATCCTCAAAAACCCCATCCAACTCTCTGCAAGCTAAAGAAATCCGACCCCCTATAAGTAACAAAGATACCGACTAAGATGTGGAACTCTGTATGATAACATTAACGTCAAAAGTACCTTGAATGTACTTGCTGTAGCTAAGTATGTATATGTTGGCGGTTGATCATTCCAAAAAGGAAGAAACAAGAAAGGGTGATTAGTTCATCGCAGGGAGTAGAGCACGGGGTCGAATAGGCGTCTTTGATGGGCTTACTCTGCATTTGCAACGCACATAAAATTAGGGAAGAATTTGAATTTAACTACCCAAAGTCTGATGCCTATAAACCAACCTTATGGGCAATGATCCCAGAACTGCACCACTGCAGTTGAGAGCTGCGATTGCACTTTCTGCCTGCAAGAATGGAAAACTTATGAGGAACTCCAGAAAGCATGCGGCAGCATAAAATCTACAAACAATGCATGTAGACACATTTTGGTAGTTCTACTCTGTAAGTAATTGCGGAAATGACTTACGCTAAACAGCTACAGCAGATTGGTGCCCCAAAATTTTTAGCAATAAAGTGGATAGGGGAGGGGCAATAAGGGAATGATAACGTAACAGCTTAGATCCTAGTTTAACTATGCTTCTTTGAACATGCAGAGCAGCAGAAACAACACTCAGGAATAATCTAGTAGATTATATCACTTATAACACAATTTTATCAATCACTTATCTTCACACTTTTGCTCGACTACCGAATCACAAGTTCTCAACCAAAATTATACGAAATGGTCAAGAGGAAAATGAAGGGAAGAGCATTTACTCATCGTCAAAATTGGCAACAACATAGAAAATTGTTCGTCTTGTGGAAACACAACAATCAATAAGTTCCTCAGTTAAAGAAAATGCAAACCAACCAAGTGTATGATGCAATAAATGGCTGTAGTACTGAATATAAACTAGACAAGTACAAAGCTGACACGCTCTCAACCAAATAGACAATCAGCCAGTCTAGCCGCCAGCATAAGATATTGAGAGTACATCACAAGACAAAAGAAGCACAACATCCTGATTGCATCCTCTGACTAGGTTTGTCATTACAAATTAGCTTCCAACAACACCGCatataaaaattaagatttaagtGAGTCCCAAGTCCACATGACTTCCCCAGTCCTAGGTAGCAATCAGGATAGACAAAAGAAAGGTAGATATTTATAAACCTGCGAATTGCAGAAAACATCTAGTTGCAACACATTAACCATCCTTCACTCAGTCAATAAAGGTTCCATAGAGCTTTGTTCATGCTTCCACAAAACTTGAGTACAAGCTCGTTATTTCACACTCCTTAATACGAATAACTCATGGATCATGAGCCACAATCATTAACTGCGCTTATAGCCTTACAACTATGGCTGCAAAGGCACTATGAATGATCATAGCCTTGCAAAAAGACAATATCTTCCCAATCCATCAGTCCAAGAGATTCAGTAAAGAGAGAAGGGAGCAACAAGAGGATTGGGACTACTGTTACAGAACCAGTCATTTCCACAATTTGGTTCTCCTAAATCAACTTCCATAGTTCAATTTGACAATGTTTATCCAATATAGTTCACATCCCAAGAAAGGATACATGAATGACAAAACTAAAAGAGGAGAAGCCAAGAGAGCTCTCCCACCTTAACACTTAGTTCATCCAATGAGAACTTGAGGTCAATAATCCATCAATGAAAAGCTTAAAGAAACAGTTAAGGCTTGGTAAATTATTCATCTAAGAAGTAGCTAGATAATGTAGAAAAGGAATAAGCCATGCTATTTTTCATCAGAGAATAAATAAGCTTTGGGGTTATGCTAAATCGTACAGAATTTTTCTCAATTGGAGAAACAAGTAACCTCATCTTACACCACAGAAATAGATCTTGCAACAGTCTCATTAAATAAACACAGAGAGTAAATACCATTGTAAACTCAACAAAAGCAATACGAGATGAATGATGGTAGTCTCCCAATATCCTCATGCATTGAAcctaccaaaaagaaaaaaaatgtttggCAAAGGATCATAAAAACTGTTATGAGAAAAGCAGCATTTGTAAGAGAGGTCACATGAAAAACTACAAACCTCCCCACAAACTGATTCAAAGAAGAGTTTGACATCAGCTTGAGTAACCTGTATCAATTGACCAAAGAAGCCATAAATTATTGCTCTGGCAATTGATCACACAGGCATAAAGCCATTCAAGAAATAGTGGACATTAGAAACTACCTTCTTGTCTATGTTTGTACAATAAATAGTCCTTGCGCACATCTCCCGCTCATCCTCAGACTTAAGAGCATAAAACATTTGAAGTCAATTAATTAGAgatgaaaacaaataaaacatgaTTCTGATTCAGTTTCATATACAACTGTTAATAAAGATCATTCATCATATCTATGCTTTACCCTCGGTAAAAAGGTTGGATTAACAGGTGCAATTGCAGTCTTGGAAGGCAGCACTCTTACAGGGTAATAACCAAGAATAGTCCCAGACAAATTCAAAGCAGCCCTAGCATCCTCTACAAGAACATTGAACTGTCAATACCATAAAATGAAGTACATGTCAATGCTTACTTCCTGGGACAGGCAAAAGACTTCTATGATACCTTCATTATAGAACTCAACAAAGGCAAAGCGGAGAACAGAGTTAGGATCACCACATATGCGACAATCAACAACCTTTTGGCCAAAATAACAGAACGTTATTTTAGGTTAATAATCCATCActacaaaatttgaaataaaaattgcAAATTTTGCACTAAACAGAAGAAGGAAGCAAAGAGAAGCACCGGTCCACAGCTCAGAAAGAGACCAGCAAGAAGCTCCTCGGTAACCTATACAAcaataaacataataaattagTGAGATATCAGTGCAGAAAAAGTAAAACCCAGGCAAAAAACTGTAAAATGTCACCTG is a window of Gossypium hirsutum isolate 1008001.06 chromosome D08, Gossypium_hirsutum_v2.1, whole genome shotgun sequence DNA encoding:
- the LOC107909499 gene encoding RNA-binding protein 38 isoform X2, translated to MSEAGQHKVGGGGGGGGGDQGNGTGFGDTTYTKIFVGGLAWETKTDTLKRYFEQFGEILEAVVINDKTTGRSKGYGFVTFKDVDSALRACYNPFPVIDGRRANCNLASLGAQKNRLSSASHSGIEKFSPSAPAPPPRVMAPSVAATPAFYRQFIPQYAFPYSAYGYPGYTQNMSPMSYYNVYGGQAFSSHYSSSGASGSAGVYMGYFPFYPQHGHGHGHGQSNQSQHPKITHYPHLAQQYRPFGNLTLAPSASAAPATSPGTTTSAQNSSA
- the LOC107909499 gene encoding RNA-binding protein 38 isoform X1, yielding MSEAGQHKVGGGGGGGGGDQGNGTGFGDTTYTKIFVGGLAWETKTDTLKRYFEQFGEILEAVVINDKTTGRSKGYGFVTFKDVDSALRACYNPFPVIDGRRANCNLASLGAQKNRLSSASHSVAGIEKFSPSAPAPPPRVMAPSVAATPAFYRQFIPQYAFPYSAYGYPGYTQNMSPMSYYNVYGGQAFSSHYSSSGASGSAGVYMGYFPFYPQHGHGHGHGQSNQSQHPKITHYPHLAQQYRPFGNLTLAPSASAAPATSPGTTTSAQNSSA